The Oncorhynchus nerka isolate Pitt River linkage group LG12, Oner_Uvic_2.0, whole genome shotgun sequence genome contains the following window.
gtccacctggccgtgctgctgctccagtttcaactgttctgcctgcggctatgtaaccctgacctattcaccggatgtgctacctgtcccagacctgctgttttcaactctctagagacagcaggagcggtagagatactctgaacgatcggctatgaaaagccaactgacatttagtcttgaggtgctgacttgctgcaccctcgacaaccactgtgattattattttttgacctTGCTGGGCATCtatgaacatttaaaaaatgtggccatgttctgttataatctccacccagcacagccagaagaggactggccacccctcatagcctggttcctctctaggtttcttcctaggttctggcctttctagagagtttttcacacctgcattgcttgctgtttggggttttaggctgggtttctgtacagcactttgtgacatacatttgattgattgattgatacagatgaacgtagtatcttcaggcatttggaaattcctcccaaggatgaaccagacatgtggaggtctacaatattttttctgatgtcttggctgatttcttttgattttcccatgatgtcaagcaaagaggcactgagtttgaaggtaggccttgaaatacatccacaggtacacctcaaattatgtcaattagcctatccgaAGCTTCTAAAcatcatgacataattttctggaattttccaagctgtttaaaggcacagtcaacttagtgtatgtaaacttctgacccactggaattgtgatacagttaaataatctgtctgtgaacaattgttgtaaaaattacttgagtcatgcacaaagtagatgtcctaaccaacttgccaaaactatagtttgttaataagacatttgtggagtggttgaaaaacgagttttaatgactccaaactacgtgtatgtaaacctctgacttcaactgtataggggGGAGTTCTTGGTTGATGGTTTCAACCAACAGTGCGATTTCCGGGAGTTTCCAGGCAACAGAAAACGTTGTCTCTCCTTTCACCACAGTGGGTGCTGTTGTTCAAAATCCTCTAATCGATAGATGACGCAAATTTGCGTCACCGCAACCAGGAAATGTAGTAGCTGTTCAAATTAAACTTTATGCACAACAAGGCTGCATTCAAACTGTCATGAGCATCTAATGCACATGTTTCACACCGAGTTAGATGTGACTCAACGCCGATACTGTAGTTATTTTAACATGACAAGCATCTTCTTGTTTTAGTAGCCTGATTTGGTGAGTTATTTTctttaagctagctagctataactcTCATTGATTTTAAGCTAACTAGCTACCTTGCAAGTGCTTGTGCACGAGCCTTTGTTCATGGACGGGTTGATGTGGCATACATGCCTCGTGCTTTATTGTGACCATCAGGAACAGCTACATTCTAGTAACCAATGACCATAATGTCCGGAACCTTTGTTGTAATCTGGCTAGCTACTTAGCTATTGCATGCATTTCCATTCAACCAAGGTCAATTTTCCTGATACAAGAAATGCATGCACATAGCTAAAACGTTATTAATGTACAGTCCATGATGCATTTCTTTGTGTGAAAGTATTCAAATTGGTTCCTCTTGAGTAGAATAAACCTCATAGATATGTTGGTTCCATGATTTAGCTAGTCAATACAGTATGCTTATGTTTTCTCATCTCTTCGCATTCCTGTGTATAGTCCAATCCATAACATGTTCTGGACACTGTTGTGCCGACTGAGGACCCAGAAGCCTTTGGGGAGTAGGACATGTGCCTATAGGTTCACCTCTGTCAATCTGTCAGACCCTATCAAGCCGCATGTACCACCTAGAACTCTACTAGCTCCCTGGACCACCACAGGCTCTGGTCATCATAGGGCGTGTCACTCAAGCACACACGTCCAACACCATGGCTGGACTGTCAGACGAGATGTTTTGTATGCGGCACGACATTTTAACACCTGTGTTCAGTCACTATCAGCTGTCCCTGGTCAGCCCacctccaccagacactggagTTTCAGTATACAGAGGTTTTATTCAACAGTTCCTGTTAAATCAGTGATGAAACCAGTGACCGTGCTTGGAAGTGGGAAAAAAATTCCTAAAGGCCCCAGGACCAAACAACCATCCAGAACCAATCAGCCGACCCCAAAGGAGGACAAGGTGAAGCCGTCCGTCCATCAATCAGATTAAGGGACTGGGAGTTGCTTAATAAATGAacgaatgaatggatggatggtgggCTGAATGGATGTGTGAATGAATAGATTTGAGGAAATTGTTTGAGGTACATACAGGGACAgtacagacccacacacatcagagCATATAGACTTGAGCCCTATCTTAACATCTGATATCACCCAATTCTGGTTCTTGATAATGTGGGGTTAAAATGTCATTAACAATGTTTTCATCAATGTTCAATCTGACCCCATAGGATATGATGCAGTGCATTGCCTATGCAACAGCAGACCAGTACCATCTGCCAACACTCTGCCATGACCTCATAGCCCACGGCTTCTATGAATTAGATTTACCAAGAGGTAGGCCAACACCTTTTTGCTTTACTTCATGGCTACTGTAGGCTAATTGCTTACTCTTTTCATGGCTGTGCAATGTAACAAAAGACACATTTTGATTATAATATATTTTAATTTCAGATGCCTCAAATGCACTCGTAATATGCACTGACAATGCCCAAAAACCCAGTGATAATGCAACAATGTTCTTCTTCAGGTATGTCCTCTTTTTTTTCTGTATGTTATTgttatgtctttatgtcttttacACAGCTTATTGATTTGTCTTGAGTGTGAATTAATTAAGCCATTTTTACTTCTAGGGAGGGATCAGTGGTCTTTTGGAATGTTGAAGAGAAAACCGTAAGAAGAATTCTGATCCTATTGCACATAAGAAGTCACAATAGTAATTATAGTTCTGATAATAACAAAAAAAGATCACATTACACTCGCTTAAAAAATACTAAGGGAAGTTGTGGTTCTCTTGAACCAGGTagtctaacatgctgaccaaaccGCATGGGCAAAAGTTGATTTTGTTCACCCACACCAGACACGatcaggacacacaggttgaaatatcaaaacaaactctgaaccaattatttGAATTTGGTCAAAAAGCaataaacatttatggcaatttagttagctagcttgctgttgctagctaatttgtccaggGATATacacattgggttgttattttagcTGAAATGCACAAgctcctctactccgacaattaatccacagataaaacggtAAACCAAATTTAATTtctcgtcatctctcctccttccttcaggcttctttttcttctttggactatATTTGatagttggcaaccaactttatgGTGCATTACCACAAAAGATGAACTGATTGCGGACGTCAGTTCACCTTTCAATCACCCATATGGGTATATGCTcataaaaaccaatgaggagatgggagaggcaggacttggaGCGCTttgagcgtcacaaatagaaccaagcgCCTGGCCGCGCAGACGcttgcgagcagtgtgggtgcaatgattgaataacatgtatgtgtacatttattttgcaatgccagcggtgtggtcagcatgttagcagGTGATTTGTAGAGGGAGCTGCAGATATTGTCAGTTACAGATCAATAATGACATTTCTTGCTATTGAACTGCTTTGTTTTTCAGATGAAGAAAGTGATGAGGCTCTTGGAGCGGCATGAGATTCATCCCTACGAGGTAGCTCTGGTCCACTGGGAAAATGAAGAGATCAACTACACTATTGGAGAGTACGTCACCTGATATGGTTGGTCGTTACAGATCAATTATTGCAGTTTCAATCATGTTATATGGATTACAGTAAAATGTAATTGTAGATTTCTGAAAAATAAATGACTTAATATGATATGTCTTTAACATTTATCGTTTATTTCGTTTTCATTTGGATGATAAC
Protein-coding sequences here:
- the rmnd1 gene encoding LOW QUALITY PROTEIN: required for meiotic nuclear division protein 1 homolog (The sequence of the model RefSeq protein was modified relative to this genomic sequence to represent the inferred CDS: inserted 2 bases in 1 codon), whose protein sequence is MHMFHTELDVTQRRYCSYFNMTSIXSCFSSLICPIHNMFWTLLCRLRTQKPLGSRTCAYRFTSVNLSDPIKPHVPPRTLLAPWTTTGSGHHRACHSSTHVQHHGWTVRRDVLYAARHFNTCVQSLSAVPGQPTSTRHWSFSIQRFYSTVPVKSVMKPVTVLGSGKKIPKGPRTKQPSRTNQPTPKEDKDMMQCIAYATADQYHLPTLCHDLIAHGFYELDLPRDASNALVICTDNAQKPSDNATMFFFREGSVVFWNVEEKTMKKVMRLLERHEIHPYEVALVHWENEEINYTIGEGNSKLQRGNFLLNSEIDPDEAVLDKFAFSNALSLSVKLAIWEVALDDFVESIQSIPEMLKSGNKIKLSRAEVMQKIGELFSLRHCINLSSDLLITPDFYWDRENLEMLYDKTCQFLNINRRVKVVNEKLQHCTELTDLMRNHLSEKHSLRLEWMIVILITIEVLFEVGRMIF